A genomic stretch from Xenopus laevis strain J_2021 chromosome 6S, Xenopus_laevis_v10.1, whole genome shotgun sequence includes:
- the LOC121395068 gene encoding uncharacterized protein LOC121395068 isoform X1, translated as MEVNAAQGVKIGATKRRAMMPRRFREETEGSAGDIARPKKRVSCSMQVRSRSASGGCGRRDGVVGEEEEASREREPDQDDVTSGSTNSTEPVVRKRKKFGGAQRIEEQHNKEHPRKRQWYNQRIPGWAVGQEFPYWDGYRVPSLQFRNREEEESWLQWRKERTQRQEEEAGPSTRREKEAYPTNTRVQEKQKEDTSTQRPIVATATKEAPMARCGSAVNILVIGHSFIFGPKKHAAGQQLGLPKEHMKLAWQGWRGMRWEQLKGRFYNALHRVNFVHLVIIHTGGNDLTSKKTPALIENMRADLAEMLENRKVGGLAWSDIIQRSNWRGANSPKGVEKARKKVNRAMHKFMCSFGKGIIRHDNIRSGGREKRGRAGGGKGGWCREGTDA; from the exons ATGGAGGTGAATGCGGCCCAAGGGGTGAAAATCGGAGCGACGAAGAGGAGAGCCATGATGCCCAGGAGGTTCCGGGAAGAGACAGAAGGCTCGGCAGGGGACATCGCTAGGCCCAAGAAGAGGGTAAGTTGTTCCATGCAGGTCAGGAGTCGGTCAGCGAGCGGTGGATGCGGCAGAAGAGACGGCGTCGTCGGCGAAGAGGAGGAAGCATCGCGAGAACGAGAACCAGATCaagatgacgtcacttctgggtCGACGAACAGCACTGAACCGGTGGTGCGGAAAAGGAAGAAGTTTGGAGGCGCACAGAGGATCGAGGAGCAGCACAACAAGGAGCATCCAAGGAAGAG GCAATGGTATAACCAGAGGATACCTGGATGGGCAGTGGGACAGGAGTTTCCATATTGGGATGGTTATCGGGTGCCGAGTCTCCAGTTTAGAAACAGGGAGGAAGAGGAGAGCTGGTTGCAGTGGAGGAAAGAAAGAACACAAAGACAAGAGGAGGAGGCTGGCCCATCAACAAGGAGGGAAAAAGAAGCCTATCCAACAAATACAAGGGTGCAGGAAAAGCAGAAAGAGGATACAAGCACACAGAGACCAATCGTGGCAACCGCTACAAAGGAGGCACCTATGG CAAGGTGTGGATCTGCTGTCAACATATTGGTCATAGGGCACTCATTTATTTTTGGGCCAAAAAAGCATGCAGCAGGGCAACAGCTGGGGTTACCAAAGGAACACATGAAGTTGGCATGGCAGGGTTGGAGAGGTATGAGATGGGAGCAACTAAAAGGTAGGTTCTATAACGCGCTCCATCGAGTTAATTTCGTGCATTTAGTTATAATTCATACAGGGGGAAACGATCTCACGTCAAAAAAGACTCCAGCACTCATAGAGAACATGAGGGCCGACTTGGCGGAGATGCTGGAAAACAGGAAGGTCGGGGGGTTAGCTTGGTCAGACATTATACAGAGGAGCAATTGGAGGGGGGCAAATTCACCCAAAGGCGTGGAGAAAGCTAGAAAGAAAGTGAACCGGGCCATGCATAAATTCATGTGTTCCTTTGGGAAAGGTATCATAAGGCACGACAACATAAGAAGTGGCGggcgggaaaaaagggggcgggctggGGGAGGTAAAGGGGGCTGGTGCAGAGAAGGGACAGATGCTTAA
- the LOC121395068 gene encoding uncharacterized protein LOC121395068 isoform X2 produces MEVNAAQGVKIGATKRRAMMPRRFREETEGSAGDIARPKKRVSCSMQVRSRSASGGCGRRDGVVGEEEEASREREPDQDDVTSGSTNSTEPVVRKRKKFGGAQRIEEQHNKEHPRKRQWYNQRIPGWAVGQEFPYWDGYRVPSLQFRNREEEESWLQWRKERTQRQEEEAGPSTRREKEAYPTNTRVQEKQKEDTSTQRPIVATATKEAPMARWMEAKKVLQGLRTDRLDGVRKEGIFPCGANWKNTPKGFFAFLWGIIICEVKGTP; encoded by the exons ATGGAGGTGAATGCGGCCCAAGGGGTGAAAATCGGAGCGACGAAGAGGAGAGCCATGATGCCCAGGAGGTTCCGGGAAGAGACAGAAGGCTCGGCAGGGGACATCGCTAGGCCCAAGAAGAGGGTAAGTTGTTCCATGCAGGTCAGGAGTCGGTCAGCGAGCGGTGGATGCGGCAGAAGAGACGGCGTCGTCGGCGAAGAGGAGGAAGCATCGCGAGAACGAGAACCAGATCaagatgacgtcacttctgggtCGACGAACAGCACTGAACCGGTGGTGCGGAAAAGGAAGAAGTTTGGAGGCGCACAGAGGATCGAGGAGCAGCACAACAAGGAGCATCCAAGGAAGAG GCAATGGTATAACCAGAGGATACCTGGATGGGCAGTGGGACAGGAGTTTCCATATTGGGATGGTTATCGGGTGCCGAGTCTCCAGTTTAGAAACAGGGAGGAAGAGGAGAGCTGGTTGCAGTGGAGGAAAGAAAGAACACAAAGACAAGAGGAGGAGGCTGGCCCATCAACAAGGAGGGAAAAAGAAGCCTATCCAACAAATACAAGGGTGCAGGAAAAGCAGAAAGAGGATACAAGCACACAGAGACCAATCGTGGCAACCGCTACAAAGGAGGCACCTATGG CAAG GTGGATGGAGGCTAAGAAGGTGCTCCAGGGTCTTCGGACCGATCGCCTagatggggtcaggaaggaaggaattttcccctgcGGTGCTAATTGGAAAAACACACCGAagggttttttcgccttcctctggggCATTATTATATGTGAAGTCAAAGGTACTCCCTGA
- the LOC121395068 gene encoding uncharacterized protein LOC121395068 isoform X3, whose translation MEVNAAQGVKIGATKRRAMMPRRFREETEGSAGDIARPKKRVSCSMQVRSRSASGGCGRRDGVVGEEEEASREREPDQDDVTSGSTNSTEPVVRKRKKFGGAQRIEEQHNKEHPRKRQWYNQRIPGWAVGQEFPYWDGYRVPSLQFRNREEEESWLQWRKERTQRQEEEAGPSTRREKEAYPTNTRVQEKQKEDTSTQRPIVATATKEAPMGGWRLRRCSRVFGPIA comes from the exons ATGGAGGTGAATGCGGCCCAAGGGGTGAAAATCGGAGCGACGAAGAGGAGAGCCATGATGCCCAGGAGGTTCCGGGAAGAGACAGAAGGCTCGGCAGGGGACATCGCTAGGCCCAAGAAGAGGGTAAGTTGTTCCATGCAGGTCAGGAGTCGGTCAGCGAGCGGTGGATGCGGCAGAAGAGACGGCGTCGTCGGCGAAGAGGAGGAAGCATCGCGAGAACGAGAACCAGATCaagatgacgtcacttctgggtCGACGAACAGCACTGAACCGGTGGTGCGGAAAAGGAAGAAGTTTGGAGGCGCACAGAGGATCGAGGAGCAGCACAACAAGGAGCATCCAAGGAAGAG GCAATGGTATAACCAGAGGATACCTGGATGGGCAGTGGGACAGGAGTTTCCATATTGGGATGGTTATCGGGTGCCGAGTCTCCAGTTTAGAAACAGGGAGGAAGAGGAGAGCTGGTTGCAGTGGAGGAAAGAAAGAACACAAAGACAAGAGGAGGAGGCTGGCCCATCAACAAGGAGGGAAAAAGAAGCCTATCCAACAAATACAAGGGTGCAGGAAAAGCAGAAAGAGGATACAAGCACACAGAGACCAATCGTGGCAACCGCTACAAAGGAGGCACCTATGG GTGGATGGAGGCTAAGAAGGTGCTCCAGGGTCTTCGGACCGATCGCCTag